A genomic segment from Actinomycetota bacterium encodes:
- a CDS encoding HAD-IB family hydrolase produces the protein MEAAFFDLDKTIVARSSPLALGRSFFKEGLISRSSLMKSLYAQLMFQLMGADEEKMDRMRLEAAKLTAGWEQEKVRAVVTEVLEEVMSPLIYSEALELMHDHRAAGRVICIVSSSPEEVVEPLAKLLYVDRYIATRPKIVDGKYTGELEFYAYGPHKAQAMRGLAEEMGIDLEGSFAYSDSVTDLPMLEAVGNPVVVNPDKGLRKLAVEREWQIEFFRNPVSIRDRLPRLRAPEVSRGNSVAAAAGLAGVAAAAWWMTRRRSDAAS, from the coding sequence GTGGAAGCAGCCTTCTTCGACCTCGACAAGACGATCGTCGCCCGCTCTAGCCCACTCGCGCTCGGCCGGTCCTTCTTCAAAGAGGGCCTGATCAGCCGGTCGTCCCTCATGAAGTCGCTCTACGCGCAGCTCATGTTCCAGCTGATGGGCGCGGACGAGGAAAAGATGGACCGGATGCGGCTCGAGGCGGCGAAGCTGACCGCGGGGTGGGAGCAGGAGAAGGTGCGGGCAGTGGTGACCGAGGTTCTCGAAGAGGTCATGTCGCCGCTGATCTACTCGGAAGCGCTCGAGCTCATGCACGACCACCGCGCCGCGGGCCGTGTCATATGCATCGTCTCGTCGTCGCCCGAAGAGGTCGTGGAGCCGCTCGCGAAGTTGCTCTACGTCGACCGGTACATCGCAACGAGGCCGAAGATCGTCGACGGCAAGTACACGGGCGAGCTCGAGTTCTATGCGTACGGCCCGCACAAGGCGCAGGCGATGCGGGGACTGGCGGAAGAGATGGGGATAGACCTGGAAGGTTCTTTCGCCTATTCCGACTCCGTAACCGACCTCCCGATGCTCGAGGCGGTGGGTAACCCGGTCGTCGTGAACCCCGACAAGGGGCTCCGAAAGCTCGCCGTGGAACGGGAGTGGCAGATCGAGTTCTTCCGCAACCCCGTTTCGATACGAGACCGGCTCCCGCGCCTGCGAGCACCGGAGGTATCTCGAGGAAACAGCGTCGCGGCCGCGGCAGGTCTTGCCGGTGTCGCCGCGGCTGCCTGGTGGATGACTAGGCGGCGGAGCGATGCGGCAAGCTAG
- a CDS encoding transglycosylase SLT domain-containing protein — protein MKLRAVPVAALLLGACTGGVDAPTATPLPDTSVTPTPEPEQTEAAQRKSFAFPGPDAPVPRSPKMFAADLARTNRQLKQAIDAWLADGGRLQQRSARPVSLGALRQQKLYRTLVVNPRLATEVMKLVSPRTRQVIEDHVVAGRGLRSLVTPLERTGTLPVTPPDDPRLLRRLYHQAGRRFDVDWEVLAALNFVESKFGRFMGPSSAGAMGPMQFIPSTWDIYGGGGDILDPRDAIPAAARYLAATGAPEDVRSALYAYNRSYAYVDAVQAYARHIKRDPRNLYAYYFWQVFVITTKGDVQLSGPGTGKL, from the coding sequence GTGAAGTTGCGGGCCGTCCCCGTAGCAGCGTTGCTCCTCGGAGCCTGCACCGGAGGCGTCGACGCGCCCACCGCCACGCCTCTTCCTGATACATCGGTTACACCGACGCCGGAGCCCGAGCAGACCGAGGCCGCGCAGCGAAAGAGCTTCGCCTTTCCGGGCCCCGACGCCCCCGTGCCGCGGTCACCGAAGATGTTCGCCGCCGATCTCGCTCGCACGAACCGGCAGCTGAAGCAGGCGATCGACGCCTGGTTGGCCGACGGCGGTCGGCTGCAGCAGCGGTCCGCGCGCCCCGTCTCTCTCGGAGCGCTGCGACAGCAGAAGCTGTATCGGACCCTTGTTGTGAACCCTCGACTGGCGACCGAGGTGATGAAGCTCGTTTCGCCCAGGACGAGACAGGTGATCGAGGACCACGTCGTCGCGGGCCGCGGCCTCCGCTCTCTCGTTACGCCTCTGGAACGAACGGGGACGCTTCCGGTTACGCCGCCCGACGACCCGCGCCTGCTGCGCCGGCTCTACCACCAGGCCGGGCGCCGCTTCGACGTGGACTGGGAGGTGCTTGCGGCGCTCAACTTCGTCGAGTCCAAGTTCGGCCGGTTCATGGGACCAAGCTCGGCCGGGGCGATGGGCCCGATGCAGTTCATTCCGTCGACCTGGGACATCTACGGCGGCGGGGGAGACATCCTGGACCCGCGCGATGCGATCCCCGCGGCCGCCCGGTACCTAGCCGCGACGGGGGCGCCCGAGGACGTGCGCAGCGCCCTCTATGCCTACAACCGGAGCTACGCATACGTCGACGCGGTGCAGGCGTACGCACGCCACATCAAGAGGGACCCGCGCAACCTCTACGCCTATTACTTCTGGCAGGTCTTCGTCATCACGACCAAAGGCGACGTGCAACTGAGCGGCCCCGGCACCGGAAAGTTGTGA
- the tadA gene encoding Flp pilus assembly complex ATPase component TadA, translated as MKRDLLGLVRGHEELAEVDAADRRLALRRIATEALGPEDVAAAVSELSDWIDGYGPLTPLMRDAAVTDILVNGPHEVWVERHGHLRQDETRFEDAQELADLIERLLGAAGARVDALRPIADARAHDGARVHVVLPPLSSVGPLVSIRKFPDRAFTLDDLVQRAFLTDAQEALLRDAVVERKTIAIGGGTGTGKTTLANALLGCVDGDERVVVIEETPELRPVCPHWVSLLTRPSNIEGRGEVDQNALLRAALRMRPDRIVVGEVRGPEALVALQAMSTGHEGSIVTVHARCAADVRERLVELALCADHAPGEDAIRARVARSIDVVVQVGRRAGRRKVLEVLGAG; from the coding sequence ATGAAGCGCGACCTCCTAGGTCTCGTGCGGGGGCACGAGGAGCTGGCCGAGGTGGATGCCGCGGACCGCCGGCTCGCGTTGCGTCGGATCGCGACCGAGGCGCTGGGGCCGGAGGACGTAGCCGCGGCGGTCAGCGAGCTGTCGGACTGGATCGACGGGTACGGCCCCCTGACTCCGCTGATGAGGGACGCCGCAGTCACCGACATCCTCGTGAACGGCCCGCACGAGGTGTGGGTCGAACGACACGGCCACCTTCGCCAAGATGAGACGCGGTTCGAAGATGCACAGGAGCTGGCGGATCTGATCGAGCGACTCCTCGGAGCCGCGGGCGCGCGCGTCGACGCACTGCGTCCGATAGCGGATGCCCGCGCGCACGATGGAGCGCGCGTGCACGTGGTCCTACCTCCACTTTCGTCGGTAGGGCCGCTCGTGTCGATCAGGAAGTTCCCAGATCGGGCCTTCACGCTGGATGACCTCGTCCAGAGAGCTTTCCTGACCGACGCGCAGGAGGCGTTGTTGCGGGATGCAGTAGTGGAACGAAAGACGATCGCGATAGGGGGAGGCACCGGGACCGGCAAGACAACTCTTGCGAATGCTTTGCTCGGGTGCGTCGACGGCGACGAGCGTGTGGTGGTGATCGAGGAGACGCCGGAGCTACGACCCGTCTGTCCCCACTGGGTGTCACTCCTCACGCGGCCCTCGAACATCGAGGGCCGCGGCGAGGTGGATCAGAACGCGCTGCTGCGCGCCGCCTTGCGCATGCGACCCGACCGCATCGTCGTCGGAGAGGTCCGGGGGCCCGAGGCTCTGGTCGCCCTGCAGGCGATGTCCACCGGACACGAGGGCTCGATCGTCACCGTTCATGCCCGCTGCGCCGCCGATGTGCGCGAGCGTCTGGTGGAGCTGGCGCTCTGTGCCGACCACGCGCCGGGCGAGGACGCGATCAGGGCGCGCGTCGCTCGATCGATCGACGTGGTCGTGCAGGTGGGGCGGAGGGCCGGACGACGCAAGGTGCTCGAGGTTCTGGGGGCCGGATGA
- a CDS encoding C40 family peptidase, translated as MRQARGKRTGRANRSARAAALLVAVAVTAIPAGDLRAAPTEADLRSAEARLLEIEREFELVVEEYNAVEERLTGIHLDMAETELVVRHIQERMEAKRRSAVALAVELYKAGPTGASVEAVLSSETLAELETRAQYLRSSSDAQAEVFERLAVDRRELDGRAIKLEEQKAEALAAEAELAQLRIEVESKLQSQQQEIAELNAALERARARQAALDAAAAAQAATAGAGVVAIDFGAIEPAPAPNPEAQAAIDAALSQLGKPYQWGAEGPDSFDCSGLTMWSWAHADVAIPRTSQTQYAGTTRVPKDDWQPGDLLFFGNPIHHVSMYIGNGQMVEAPYTGSEVRVVSAYRSDYVGAGRPGV; from the coding sequence ATGCGGCAAGCTAGAGGTAAGCGCACCGGCCGGGCTAACCGCAGCGCACGCGCCGCGGCATTGCTCGTCGCCGTCGCCGTGACCGCCATCCCCGCCGGGGACCTCCGGGCCGCCCCGACCGAGGCCGATTTGAGGTCCGCAGAGGCGCGGCTCCTGGAGATCGAGCGTGAGTTCGAGCTGGTGGTCGAGGAGTACAACGCCGTCGAAGAGCGGCTGACGGGGATACATCTGGACATGGCCGAGACGGAGCTCGTCGTTCGTCACATCCAGGAACGGATGGAGGCGAAGCGGCGCTCTGCGGTTGCACTGGCGGTCGAGCTATACAAAGCCGGACCGACCGGCGCGAGCGTCGAGGCCGTCCTGTCGTCGGAGACCTTGGCCGAGCTCGAGACGCGCGCGCAGTACCTGCGGTCGTCGAGCGACGCCCAAGCCGAGGTGTTCGAACGCCTCGCCGTCGACAGACGCGAGCTCGACGGTCGCGCGATCAAGCTCGAAGAGCAGAAGGCGGAGGCTCTGGCGGCGGAGGCGGAGCTGGCGCAACTTCGCATCGAGGTCGAGTCGAAGCTGCAGAGTCAGCAACAGGAGATCGCCGAGCTGAACGCCGCTCTGGAACGCGCTCGCGCGCGGCAGGCGGCGCTCGACGCAGCCGCGGCCGCGCAAGCAGCGACAGCAGGAGCCGGAGTCGTCGCTATCGACTTCGGCGCGATCGAACCCGCTCCAGCACCGAACCCTGAAGCGCAGGCCGCGATAGACGCCGCGCTCTCACAGCTGGGGAAGCCGTATCAGTGGGGCGCAGAGGGCCCCGACTCGTTCGACTGTTCGGGCCTAACGATGTGGTCCTGGGCTCATGCTGACGTAGCTATCCCGCGGACGTCGCAAACGCAGTATGCGGGGACCACGCGGGTTCCGAAGGACGACTGGCAGCCCGGCGACCTGTTGTTCTTCGGGAACCCGATCCATCACGTCTCGATGTACATCGGCAACGGCCAGATGGTGGAGGCGCCGTACACCGGCAGCGAGGTCCGCGTCGTTAGCGCGTACCGCTCCGACTACGTGGGAGCGGGCAGACCGGGCGTCTAG
- a CDS encoding EamA family transporter, which produces MVWAALWTVYIVWGSTYLAIRVSVETLPPFLAAGVRFLLAGIVMYAFLRVRKGKDAMKISSSQLRSAAIVGSLLLLGGNGLVMTAEQEVPSGLASLIIASTPLWVVLYRFLAKDNVSRGTLLGVAVGFVGVAVLVLPGDRPEGVSLGAILLLLLAAASWGNGSFLSSRIDMPSDPAVSTAFQMLLGGVALLLVGAVLGEAGSLDVAAFSTRSIVALTYLVVMGSLVAFTAYVWVLQHAPVSKVATYAYVNPVIAIFLGWLVLSEEITGAIFVGASIIVASVAFIVRKESAPRGVEEVVDAQARGLAGADASS; this is translated from the coding sequence AACGCTTCCTCCCTTCCTCGCCGCCGGCGTGCGGTTCCTGCTCGCCGGGATCGTCATGTACGCGTTCCTGCGCGTCCGCAAGGGGAAGGACGCCATGAAGATCTCCTCGTCGCAGCTGCGTTCCGCCGCGATCGTGGGGTCGCTGTTATTGCTGGGCGGCAACGGTCTGGTGATGACGGCGGAGCAGGAGGTCCCGTCCGGCCTCGCCTCGTTGATCATCGCCTCGACGCCGCTGTGGGTGGTGCTGTACCGCTTCCTTGCCAAGGACAACGTGTCTCGCGGGACTCTCCTCGGCGTCGCGGTGGGCTTCGTGGGAGTCGCCGTGCTCGTCTTGCCGGGGGATCGGCCAGAGGGGGTGTCGCTCGGGGCGATCTTGCTCTTGCTGCTCGCGGCAGCGTCGTGGGGCAATGGGTCGTTCCTGTCGAGCCGCATCGACATGCCGTCCGATCCCGCCGTGTCGACCGCCTTCCAGATGTTGCTCGGAGGGGTCGCACTGCTTCTGGTCGGCGCGGTCCTAGGGGAGGCGGGCTCGCTGGACGTGGCCGCGTTCTCGACGCGCTCGATCGTTGCGCTGACGTATCTGGTGGTGATGGGCTCCCTTGTGGCGTTCACCGCGTACGTCTGGGTCCTCCAACATGCGCCGGTGTCGAAGGTGGCGACGTACGCGTACGTCAACCCGGTCATAGCCATCTTCCTGGGGTGGCTGGTTCTGTCGGAGGAGATCACCGGGGCGATCTTCGTGGGCGCCTCGATCATCGTGGCGTCGGTCGCCTTCATCGTGCGAAAAGAGTCGGCGCCGCGTGGGGTTGAAGAGGTGGTGGATGCTCAGGCGCGCGGGCTAGCGGGAGCGGACGCCTCCTCGTAG